The Agromyces sp. LHK192 genome includes a window with the following:
- a CDS encoding VOC family protein yields MPRFTTAVGSMSVDDLTTARAFYAWVLGADVRAFEAGGLLVAFPDGHRIHVYDKGALHEPAPYTALNFVVDDIGRAVDDLIAAGVDTKPYDDGTLPTDDRGIGRSGAMARAWFRDPARNLLSVVQLPQHVATDPALDDRRRVDHP; encoded by the coding sequence ATGCCACGATTCACCACCGCAGTCGGCAGCATGAGTGTCGACGACCTCACGACCGCGAGGGCGTTCTACGCCTGGGTCCTCGGTGCGGACGTCCGCGCGTTCGAAGCCGGCGGGCTCCTCGTCGCGTTCCCCGACGGTCACAGGATCCACGTGTACGACAAGGGGGCGCTGCACGAACCGGCGCCCTACACCGCCCTCAACTTCGTCGTCGACGACATCGGCCGCGCCGTCGACGACCTGATCGCCGCCGGCGTCGACACGAAGCCGTACGACGACGGCACGCTCCCCACCGACGACCGTGGGATCGGCAGGTCGGGAGCGATGGCGAGGGCGTGGTTCCGCGATCCCGCGCGGAACCTGCTGAGCGTCGTCCAGCTGCCGCAGCACGTCGCGACCGACCCCGCCCTCGACGACCGACGTCGAGTCGACCACCCGTGA
- a CDS encoding PD40 domain-containing protein yields MCALGGCAAAGPADPATTGSPSVEPAAAGSGTTDLMVFGAAATGENPDLFTIRLDGTERVQLTDDPAFDACATFGPDARTVVFCSDRSGAFEIWATDIEGATARQLTSIGGFATFPDVSPDGRTVAFCANAPGEPEETEDLWTVGLDGSAPIRITDTPKASDCYPSWSPDGDRTAFVSSREDGPNVWVVNADGSGATRLTTDSGVAEQLPDWSPDGSSIAFAADGEVWTMDADGSAAEPITSGVETEFSPAWTGDGDRIVYRVIDRAAARNELWVMSADGGDAQRIPGVEDDDAFRPAVAW; encoded by the coding sequence GTGTGCGCCCTGGGTGGCTGCGCCGCGGCCGGCCCGGCCGACCCGGCGACGACCGGTTCGCCGTCGGTCGAGCCGGCCGCGGCCGGCTCCGGCACGACCGACCTCATGGTCTTCGGTGCCGCGGCGACCGGCGAGAACCCCGACCTCTTCACCATCCGGCTCGACGGCACCGAACGGGTGCAGCTCACCGACGACCCGGCATTCGACGCGTGCGCGACCTTCGGGCCGGATGCCCGGACCGTGGTGTTCTGCAGCGATCGATCCGGAGCGTTCGAGATCTGGGCGACCGACATCGAGGGGGCGACGGCGCGACAGCTCACGTCGATCGGCGGCTTCGCCACGTTCCCGGATGTCTCGCCCGACGGGCGCACCGTCGCGTTCTGCGCGAACGCCCCGGGCGAACCCGAAGAGACCGAGGACCTCTGGACCGTGGGCCTCGACGGCTCGGCACCCATCCGGATCACCGACACGCCGAAGGCATCCGACTGCTACCCGAGCTGGTCGCCCGACGGCGACAGGACCGCCTTCGTCTCATCGCGCGAGGACGGACCGAACGTCTGGGTCGTGAACGCCGACGGGTCGGGCGCCACCCGCCTCACGACCGACAGCGGCGTCGCGGAGCAGCTGCCCGACTGGAGTCCGGACGGATCGAGCATCGCGTTCGCCGCCGACGGCGAGGTCTGGACGATGGACGCCGACGGCAGCGCCGCCGAACCGATCACGTCTGGCGTGGAGACCGAGTTCAGCCCGGCCTGGACCGGCGACGGGGATCGGATCGTCTACCGCGTCATCGACCGTGCTGCGGCGCGGAACGAGCTGTGGGTCATGTCGGCGGACGGCGGGGATGCACAGCGGATCCCGGGCGTCGAGGACGACGACGCGTTCCGACCGGCGGTGGCGTGGTGA
- a CDS encoding glutamine amidotransferase: MGAARRATAIRHLAFEDLGLLGPLLERRGYSLETVEAGIDALDDGRVAEADLVVVLGGPIGVADDAELDRYPFLREELRVVGERVSAGAPTLGVCLGAQVIARALGAEVRATGRKEIGFAPLELTDAGGASPLALLDGTPVLHWHGDEFAVPEASASLAATPGFPNQAFAIGDAVLGLQFHLEVEPARLERWLIGHAVELAAAGIDPRGIRADAARDGMLLGERARLVFDAWLDGAEAA; the protein is encoded by the coding sequence ATGGGTGCTGCCAGGCGGGCGACCGCGATCCGCCATCTCGCGTTCGAGGACCTCGGCCTGCTCGGCCCGCTGCTCGAACGTCGCGGGTATTCGCTCGAGACGGTCGAGGCCGGCATCGACGCGCTCGACGACGGCCGGGTCGCGGAGGCCGACCTCGTGGTCGTGCTGGGTGGGCCGATCGGCGTGGCCGACGACGCCGAGCTCGACCGGTACCCGTTCCTGCGTGAGGAGCTGCGCGTGGTGGGCGAGCGCGTCTCGGCCGGCGCGCCGACGCTCGGCGTGTGCCTGGGCGCCCAGGTGATCGCCCGCGCGCTCGGCGCCGAGGTGCGCGCGACCGGCCGGAAGGAGATCGGCTTCGCACCGCTCGAGCTCACCGACGCCGGCGGTGCATCGCCGCTCGCCCTGCTCGACGGCACCCCCGTGCTGCACTGGCACGGCGACGAGTTCGCGGTGCCCGAGGCATCCGCTTCGCTCGCCGCCACTCCGGGGTTCCCGAACCAGGCCTTCGCGATCGGCGACGCGGTCCTCGGGCTGCAGTTCCACCTCGAGGTCGAGCCGGCCCGGCTCGAGCGCTGGCTCATCGGGCACGCCGTCGAGCTCGCGGCGGCCGGCATCGATCCGCGCGGGATCCGAGCGGATGCCGCGCGCGACGGAATGCTGCTCGGCGAGCGCGCGCGGCTCGTGTTCGACGCCTGGCTCGACGGCGCCGAGGCAGCGTAG